From Columba livia isolate bColLiv1 breed racing homer chromosome 7, bColLiv1.pat.W.v2, whole genome shotgun sequence, one genomic window encodes:
- the TANK gene encoding TRAF family member-associated NF-kappa-B activator isoform X1 has translation MDKNIGEQLNKAYEAYRQACMDRDHAVKELQQKTENYTQKIREQQEKIELQNSIIAELKSQLAALNANRGNAHPYILMHEDIETSNLSFGQLSEKLNVAKQREKLLKEQLESESMKLKQLEDKNNQKERKLISIISNQEDKIRTLKSKLKELSEAQKGTEIPTYKREVKSKKVVPDKYELSLGMSDISRMLERDNLETVFQHMKEECHRICMLAREQTDQLSAFKIKPEPETEIQFSMPIQCTDKTDEQAEELFKTRVIKDINRGASCITSITPRGVGQDEDNNSVESLSKFNVKLPPTDNDSAFLQSTQEKPTVPCTSIAENMLQDRHFNLEHRDCAVNLSKLEPNSFEAHGVDLMTSALQSLTTVDKTNPPNMPVENTHDKTCFKTTDTSFTFVPKHTNQGIPEVIFSSLEAAGTTVRGPHQLVWQPRDNDLLAQPYTDSELNQCGICEFCREVLPPSITSKEDFLRHLYSHFKVQS, from the exons ACAGAAAACTACACGCAGAAAATACGTGAACAGCAGGAAAAGATAGAGCTTCAAAACAGCATTATTGCAGAACTGAAATCACAGTTAGCTGCTCTGAATGCTAATAGAG gtaatgCACATCCCTACATTCTGATGCATGAAGACATTGAAACTTCCAACTTATCTTTTGGCcagctttctgaaaaactgaatgtagcaaagcaaagagaaaaactcTTAAAG gaGCAGTTAGAAAGTGAGAGCATGAAGTTGAAGCAACTTGAGGACAAAAAcaatcaaaaggaaagaaagcttaTATCTATTATTTCCAACCaagaagataaaataagaaCTCTGAAAAGCAAATTGAAAGAATTAAGTGAAGCACAAAAGGGTACAGAGATCCCAACGTATAAAAGGGAG gtgaaaagtaagaaagttgtTCCAGATAAGTATGAATTATCTCTAGGGATGTCTGATATTTCACGTATGCTTGAAAG GGATAATCTGGAGACTGTTTTCCAGCACATGAAAGAAGAGTGTCATCGAATATGTATGCTAGCCAGAGAACAAACAGACCAACTGAGTGCATTTAAGATAAAGCCAGAACCTGAAACTG aaatacagttttccaTGCCAATACAGTGCACTGATAAAACTGATGAACAAGCAGAAGAGCTTTTTAAGACTCGGGTTATAAAGGATATAAATAGAGGTGCATCATGCATCACATCTATCACACCAAGAGGAGTGGGCCAAGATGAGGACAACAACTCTGTAGAATCACTTTCTAAATTTAATGTCAAGCTTCCACCTACAGACAATGACTCTGCTTTCTTGCAGAGCACTCAGGAAAAACCAACAGTTCCTTGTACCAGTATAGCTGAAAACATGCTTCAAGATCGTCATTTTAACCTGGAGCACAGAGACTGTGCTGTTAACCTCAGTAAATTGGAACCTAACTCATTTGAAGCTCATGGAGTTGATCTCATGACCTCAGCTTTACAAAGCTTAACTACTGTTgacaaaacaaaccccccaaacaTGCCCGTAGAAAATACCCATGACAAAACATGTTTCAAAACAACAGACACGAGTTTCACATTTGTACCTAAGCACACAAACCAGGGTATACctgaagtaattttttcttctttagaagCTGCTGGGACAACCGTCAGAGGTCCTCATCAG cTCGTTTGGCAGCCTCGAGACAATGATTTGCTGGCACAGCCTTATACAGACTCTGAACTGAATCAGTGTGGAATATGTGAATTCTGTCGAGAAGTTCTACCACCATCTATAACATCTAAGGAAGATTTTCTTCGGCATCTGTATTCCCACTTTAAAGTACAGTCTTAA
- the TANK gene encoding TRAF family member-associated NF-kappa-B activator isoform X2, giving the protein MHEDIETSNLSFGQLSEKLNVAKQREKLLKEQLESESMKLKQLEDKNNQKERKLISIISNQEDKIRTLKSKLKELSEAQKGTEIPTYKREVKSKKVVPDKYELSLGMSDISRMLERDNLETVFQHMKEECHRICMLAREQTDQLSAFKIKPEPETEIQFSMPIQCTDKTDEQAEELFKTRVIKDINRGASCITSITPRGVGQDEDNNSVESLSKFNVKLPPTDNDSAFLQSTQEKPTVPCTSIAENMLQDRHFNLEHRDCAVNLSKLEPNSFEAHGVDLMTSALQSLTTVDKTNPPNMPVENTHDKTCFKTTDTSFTFVPKHTNQGIPEVIFSSLEAAGTTVRGPHQLVWQPRDNDLLAQPYTDSELNQCGICEFCREVLPPSITSKEDFLRHLYSHFKVQS; this is encoded by the exons ATGCATGAAGACATTGAAACTTCCAACTTATCTTTTGGCcagctttctgaaaaactgaatgtagcaaagcaaagagaaaaactcTTAAAG gaGCAGTTAGAAAGTGAGAGCATGAAGTTGAAGCAACTTGAGGACAAAAAcaatcaaaaggaaagaaagcttaTATCTATTATTTCCAACCaagaagataaaataagaaCTCTGAAAAGCAAATTGAAAGAATTAAGTGAAGCACAAAAGGGTACAGAGATCCCAACGTATAAAAGGGAG gtgaaaagtaagaaagttgtTCCAGATAAGTATGAATTATCTCTAGGGATGTCTGATATTTCACGTATGCTTGAAAG GGATAATCTGGAGACTGTTTTCCAGCACATGAAAGAAGAGTGTCATCGAATATGTATGCTAGCCAGAGAACAAACAGACCAACTGAGTGCATTTAAGATAAAGCCAGAACCTGAAACTG aaatacagttttccaTGCCAATACAGTGCACTGATAAAACTGATGAACAAGCAGAAGAGCTTTTTAAGACTCGGGTTATAAAGGATATAAATAGAGGTGCATCATGCATCACATCTATCACACCAAGAGGAGTGGGCCAAGATGAGGACAACAACTCTGTAGAATCACTTTCTAAATTTAATGTCAAGCTTCCACCTACAGACAATGACTCTGCTTTCTTGCAGAGCACTCAGGAAAAACCAACAGTTCCTTGTACCAGTATAGCTGAAAACATGCTTCAAGATCGTCATTTTAACCTGGAGCACAGAGACTGTGCTGTTAACCTCAGTAAATTGGAACCTAACTCATTTGAAGCTCATGGAGTTGATCTCATGACCTCAGCTTTACAAAGCTTAACTACTGTTgacaaaacaaaccccccaaacaTGCCCGTAGAAAATACCCATGACAAAACATGTTTCAAAACAACAGACACGAGTTTCACATTTGTACCTAAGCACACAAACCAGGGTATACctgaagtaattttttcttctttagaagCTGCTGGGACAACCGTCAGAGGTCCTCATCAG cTCGTTTGGCAGCCTCGAGACAATGATTTGCTGGCACAGCCTTATACAGACTCTGAACTGAATCAGTGTGGAATATGTGAATTCTGTCGAGAAGTTCTACCACCATCTATAACATCTAAGGAAGATTTTCTTCGGCATCTGTATTCCCACTTTAAAGTACAGTCTTAA